A portion of the Glycine max cultivar Williams 82 chromosome 10, Glycine_max_v4.0, whole genome shotgun sequence genome contains these proteins:
- the LOC100798647 gene encoding uncharacterized protein, translated as MNTKTMRLPPRRVLTPTGTSNKRKERDETFDRPKPIPAPPLNKLPKPDRPISLPLTEAKPSSNQLLAGYLAHEFLTKGTLLGQPWAPPKGKSLSTSTEDGGEEGEPTATTTTAAAAKPCRKTTAEERERYAEVAGLLKGGGTHFPGVVNPTQLARFL; from the coding sequence ATGAATACCAAAACGATGCGTCTCCCCCCTCGTCGCGTGTTGACACCTACTGGCACTTCCAATAAGCGCAAAGAGAGAGATGAAACATTCGACAGGCCCAAGCCCATACCCGCCCCACCCCTCAATAAATTACCCAAGCCCGATAGGCCCATCTCTTTGCCCCTCACCGAGGCGAAGCCGTCGTCCAATCAACTGCTGGCGGGCTACTTGGCCCACGAGTTTCTCACGAAAGGGACTCTACTGGGCCAGCCGTGGGCCCCACCCAAAGGAAAGTCGTTGTCCACATCGACGGAGGACGGCGGCGAGGAGGGAGAACCGACCGCGACCACCACCACGGCAGCGGCGGCGAAACCGTGCCGGAAAACAACGGCGGAGGAGCGGGAAAGGTACGCGGAAGTGGCGGGTTTGTTGAAGGGTGGTGGGACCCACTTCCCTGGCGTTGTGAACCCCACCCAACTCGCCCGTtttttgtga